TGGATGACTGTTTTAATCATATATCAGATATATCTCTTTGCTTTAATCTGACGGTGAATTATCATAGGCGATGAGTGGTGAGGCTGTATGTTTTAATCCTCTaatactcttttatttttgtagtttgtCAAGAAATTGTTGTCTTTTTACAACTTGGGGGGATCCGAAGTACACGGTCAGATTAAAATAGCTACAGCTGTGTCCTCATTTCCATTTGTTGGATTACTACATGTCGCTGTGAGTTAGTggtcatattttcttatacgGGATTTCACCTTTGCTATTCCGATTTACACCCAAAATCATTTTCTACTCCACTGTTCCAGTTTACTTGCCTTTTTATCgtttttctctcctttgttatttttttccaagttGAAAAGATAGTAGATATTTTCACTGTGTAACCCAGGCCAGACTGTTTTTTGTGATACCtccttttcaaattttgagaaatttgcTGGATTCAGAAGCTAGACGATTTCCACCCATACTTTTTCAACTTCTTGGTTTTAAGCTattgctcttttttttctgttgcttcttgtgtttattttttttctgtgtggTTCAAGCCTCATTGCTCTTAATCTGAGACTTAGCACCCAGTTGTCAAGTCTTGGTATTGAGTtcagaaaatgtaaaaagctTCCCTAATTCAGCTTTGCTCTTTGATTCTGCATGTGCACATCAATATGTCACTGAGGCAGGCTGAAAAAGGATAAAAGTTGCGCCCCTTGTCGCCTCCAGTCCCGAATTCGTGTACATGTTTTCGTCTAAAATTAATTGATGGAAACCTTCCAATATCCCAGGTTGCAGATTCTGTCCTTTGAATTTGAAACATCTGTAAAGGAATGTCTGAAACTGAAACCTGGTTTCATTTCTGAAAATTTCCCCCTTGTTATTTCCTTTTACATCTGAATTTGACATGTAGTTTGtctcaatatttttttacacCTGGTTTGGAGCCTTCTGCAAAAAGCTTCTAGCTCACTCTTCCAGAAGTGTTGCATTGTCTTTCTTCAAATATCGTTGTTTTAGTGGGAAATCTGTTTCAATCTTTCATTGAATATTTATCTCGCTTTTATAATCTTTCATCATTTCGTTTCCTTTGCTGAAGGATAAAGTTGCATATGCCCGTAATAGAATAGTaacttcgtttttttttcccttttaatcAGAAGGAGCTTGTAACAGAGGCTCTTGAAGAACAGATACCGACTGAAATCACAATTACAAACTTGGTTGCTGGATATAATGATTGTACAGGCACAAGGTCCCGAGCGAATATGCCAAACCCGACGAAGAGTTGCTCAACGCCAGTGACTCTTGCTCATAATTCCGTCTCAACTGACTTCAGCATAAGAAATCAGCTTCATACCGGCGCACTTTGGGCTGCACAGGCGCAAGAGTCCGGTAAAAAAGGTGAAGAAATAGCTTACAGATACTTTGTTGCAAAATATGGCAAGAAGGCACTGGTTAAATGGGTTAATGAGCATAGTGAAACCGGATTACCTTACGACCTTATCATCGAAAACAGAGGAGGTAACAAAGAGTACGTAGAGGTGAAAGCAACTGTATCCACAGGGAAAGACTATTTCAATTTGTCAGTGAAGGAATGGGAGTTTGCCAATGAGAAAGGAGAGAGTTACGTTATAGCTCATGTTTTATTAGGCAACAGTAATGCCATCCTCACACAACAAAGGAATCTTGTCAAATTACGCCAAGACGGTCATCTCCGGTTATTGATTCTCATGCCTAGCCAGCGAAACGAGGTCAACGTTGCATTCTAAACCccaattgagttttttttgtttccatttattttgaaaatactAAAGAGTAATTTATTAAGTTTAAgactaattttttgttttaacctTAGGtattactctttttttggtttcaacatCCGGAATTTGGATAGGTGataatattataaagaaaaagaccTTTTCCAAATTCAAACCGGTTACTTGAACATGCATCcaagagatttgattttgtaaattagATACAACCGTCAAGGATTGGGATAGGGAATATTCGAAAATCATCCCCAAAATAAGAACAGACTGTGAAAATGCTGCTTCCAAGGAATTATCATGTGAAGTTTCCGAATTCATACGCATATGTACATATAAGCTAACTTGTAGGCAGGAGGAACAAGATTGAGATTGGTGAGTTGGCTGTGGCGTCTGGAGTTTTACAAAGCTGTAAACTAAGACAGCTAAAGGATCAAGTCTGAAGAATGGTTTAGCCAAAAAGCATCAGAAGAGGAATATTTTGCTCGATTCTTTATTCCTTCAAATTCAATACACCAACGACGAGGCTACTTGCTTTTCCTTCGAGTAGCCATCTTCGTTATcaatcatcgtcatcatctaGTTTATATAAAGATCAAACCTTTGACCATTTATACCGTTTTTGTGTCCCAGACTCAAAGCAATTATTTTATCCTTTGGTATGTcctggaattttattttattttggccACCACAAATCAGTTACTATGGCTAAAATCTGTGTCTTCTTGTAGTGTTACTGAATCAGGGTTGATGGGGGATTCTCCTGCTAGTTCAAATAGAGTTAAGCTTCGGGATGGGAGATTCTTAGCTTATAAAGAAAGAGGAGTTCCAAAGGAAAAGGCCAAATACAAGATCATTCTTGTTCATGGCTTTGGAAGCTCCAAAGATATGAACTTCTCTGCctcaaaagtaaaaatgcTTAATATCTTGTCTGGATGTTTGAAACGCCTCTgcttttatatttgttatccttaaaacaaacaaagaatggGAAAACCCTCACTTGGATTTAGTTTTTTCAGGAGCTTATAGAAGAACTTGAGGTGTACTTGCTATTCTACGACCGTTCTGGATATGGAGCATCAGATTCAAACACAAAACGTTCGTTGGAAAGCGAAGTTGAAGACATAGCAGAACTTGCAGATCAGCTGGAGTTAGGACCTAAGTTTTATCTAATTGGAATTTCCATGGGATCTTACCCTACTTGGGGTTGCCTAAGACACATACCTCACAGGCAATTTAACCATTCCTGAAACCCTTAAGGATAAGTTGTAAACAGATGAGAAACTATTCCGTTGTCTTTGCAGGTTATCCGGCGTGGCTTTTGTTGCTCCGGTGGTTAATTATCGATGGCCTTCACTTCCGAAGAAGCTAATCAAAAAAGATTATAGGACAGGTATTATCAAATGGGGTTTGAGGATATCAAAATATGCACCTGGACTGTTACATTGGTGGATCATTCAAAAGCTCTTCGCTTCAACTAGTTCGGTCCTTGAAAGCAATCCGGTCTACTTCAACAGCCACGACATAGAAGTGCTCAAGCGAAAAACTGGTTTTCCCATGCTTACTAAGGTCACTCCTAGTTTTCTTCAGTTTGTTGTGATTGATCAGCTTTGGCATGATTATATATCTCTACCTTACAGGAAAAGCTACGGGAAAGAAATGTTTTCGATACTCTAAGGGACGATTTTATGGTTTGTTTCGGGCAATGGGACTTCGAACCCGCGGATCTAAGCATCAGTACAAAGAGCTATATTCACATCTGGCATGGTAAGGAAGACAAAGTTGTTCCATTTCAACTTCAAAGATGCATTCTGCAGAAACAACCTTTGATCAACTACCACGAAATCCCCCAAGGCGGACATCTGATCGTACACTACGATGGCATTTGCGATACGATTCTACGTGCACTATTGCTCAaggaagaacaacaaaagctgtataaaataaattgatttgtaACAGATTCtgtgtttgattgattgattcagttctacaaaacaaagtatGTTCAAAGTGTACATTGTACAATgacaatatatatgtgtataataTAAAGTGTTTGAATCAATGAATGTATTAGTGAAACAAAGTAACATTTGAGATATTTGTGCAATCAGCTGCTTCTGCTATTTGGATTTTCATtgaacaaataatcaaaacgtGAATCGCCGCCGCCATTACCGGAGACAACGAGCTTCAACAGATCAACCGCTTTCTTCCTTCCTTTCAGACTACCATTCTCAGCTACATACACGATCCCTTCCATGGCTCCTTCATCAGCACCAGACGCAACCGCCGCCGCAACTTCAGACCTCGCTGCAGCTCCTCCACATCTCGCCAGATTCAAAAGCGCACCAACGGAGTTCTCTTTGATCCGTAGGCTCGAACCAGTGCAAGGATCTAACAGATCCGCTAGAACGTTAGCTCCTGAAACTCTCCTCATCCCGTCCTCGCTATCTTCGCATCCAGCGACTTGCGCCATAACCGCCGTCGCATCTTCAACGATCCCGCACCGCGAATCTTTCACGATCAGCGAAAACAGAGCCGGAATCGCGCCGAGAGAGATCATCGTCGATCGGTTCATCGGATACAGAGCGATCGCGAAGAGTGCCTTGAGCGAGTCTTTGATCGATCGAGGATGCGAATCTGGATATCTAATGATGTGAATGAGGGAGAAGATGATATCGCGCTTAGATCCGATGATAGGTCGGTAAGACTCTTCGGCTATCAAAAGGCTATAAATCGTAGCGGCGGAGGATTGAACCGCGGCGGGGGAAGTGGTGGTGTCGTGATGACGAAGCGCGTGAGAAAGCGCGTCGAGTAAGCCGCGTGAAGACATTAGGGGTTCGCGAGAGGTGATTGAGAGGTTGAGGAGAGTCGCGGCGGCGTTTTCCTGAGAAGAGTGTGACGACGAGTAAAGAGTCTCGGCGAGGTACGGAATAGCTCCGGCGTCGGCGATGATTAGACGGCTATCAGGATCTTGTTTGGAGATGAGTCTAAGCTCAGCTAAAGCAGCGGCTCTGGTTTGCTCAGAGACAGAGCTAAGCCTGGAGACGATTGTTGACATGGTTCTACGCTTTGCTGTTTCCATTGagaagattttgatgaaatagagaacaattctctgttttttatctttatcttcaaaccctaattatcGTTTATTGGATGATGGAGTTACGACTTTTTGTTGAACAAGCCACTTGTATTAATTGTATTAAAGAGTAAACAAGAATGAAAGAGTCATTGATAATTCATCTAAGTGGGAATTAAAGgtcttaacttttttctttcgtcAACAAAAAGGTACAACTTTGTCTTTTTATACCAGAATTGTACTTCTTTATCCAGGATTCAGGAACATGTGTCAGATCTTTATTCCATAAGAAAAACTTGATCGTACGAAAAAAATTCATGCTCTTGTTCTTGTACTTGTAGAGATATTTACGTTTCtgtttaaaattgaaaataattgaaattaaatttcaGTCATCCTCTCCAAAGCATTCGTGAAATTAAATTTCAGTCATCCTCTTGTACTGTCGAAGAGATTcaacattcatttttttcgtGGTACGTTAATTTCATAGTAGCataaaactataattaaaagaagaatgtCGAAGGAAGATCCTATCTTTTCTCTAGTACAACTTTAAAGGAAATAGGTGAAATTACGACAGACAATGAAACTTGGCCTTTTAGTTATACAAAGTTTCATTCCATTCAGAAATTGGAGAAGTGGTTCCGAGATGACTGAACAATCTGCAAATCCGTCGTCGTTTGACAAGAGGTTTCATCACTCATCAGTGTCCTATTCACATTGATAATTCCCGATatcaaattcatattttaGCATTATTATACGTCTATGAAATGTATATATGCATAAAAATGTGTCTTACTCTCGTGGGCGTGACAACCAAAGGGAGCTAAGAGCTCTGAGCCGTCCATAGTACTCTCCGATGACTAGGAAACACCGTGCAGCTTGTCGGACGGTCAAGATCCGCCTCAGCTGGTGAACGGTCTGCTGCCTCAAGTTATCAGCCTTCATTTAGAttaataatagaaagaaaaagattacaGTTAGTAATCACATCTTTTGACATTTTAAGAttatttcaatatttcttttggtaatattattaaaaactaataattataaTTGCATACCTACTTACTACCTTGGTGGGCTAATGGGTATTACAAAAGTCAATACATATCAATAACAATCAATTTGATCATAATGtttgaaaacaagaaatttttttaaaatatttttgttgagttcaaaacaaaacattgaaagagatggagaatACTTTTAACATattctctttgtctttttttcagctatattatatataaaaggtaaaaacaaGTTGGTGAAAGAAATTTGGCTCTTGGaataattaaatcaaagaccaaaacaacatataattattatagAACATCAAATGTTGCTTTCACGTATTGTCTGTTTCtggattatttgtttttttttcaattagaTAATTTAGCCAGCACATACGTTTGTTCATATATGTACGCAAAATATATGCACGTATTTCCGCatttttaaacatttgtacatctagtatatatataaaacgtTAAAATTTACCcaatatatttctaaaaaatatattcgaATTCCTCTCTaactataaaccaaaatacgttgcaaattttgtttagtcaAAAACTATCTACAGTTATATAGTAGGTCaaattttgtgtatatttCACACggtgt
This sequence is a window from Arabidopsis thaliana chromosome 1 sequence. Protein-coding genes within it:
- a CDS encoding alpha/beta-Hydrolases superfamily protein (alpha/beta-Hydrolases superfamily protein; FUNCTIONS IN: catalytic activity; INVOLVED IN: biological_process unknown; EXPRESSED IN: 6 plant structures; EXPRESSED DURING: 4 anthesis; CONTAINS InterPro DOMAIN/s: Alpha/beta hydrolase fold-1 (InterPro:IPR000073); BEST Arabidopsis thaliana protein match is: alpha/beta-Hydrolases superfamily protein (TAIR:AT3G44510.2); Has 1176 Blast hits to 1175 proteins in 318 species: Archae - 2; Bacteria - 667; Metazoa - 58; Fungi - 41; Plants - 314; Viruses - 0; Other Eukaryotes - 94 (source: NCBI BLink).); the protein is MGDSPASSNRVKLRDGRFLAYKERGVPKEKAKYKIILVHGFGSSKDMNFSASKFFQELIEELEVYLLFYDRSGYGASDSNTKRSLESEVEDIAELADQLELGPKFYLIGISMGSYPTWGCLRHIPHRLSGVAFVAPVVNYRWPSLPKKLIKKDYRTGIIKWGLRISKYAPGLLHWWIIQKLFASTSSVLESNPVYFNSHDIEVLKRKTGFPMLTKEKLRERNVFDTLRDDFMVCFGQWDFEPADLSISTKSYIHIWHGKEDKVVPFQLQRCILQKQPLINYHEIPQGGHLIVHYDGICDTILRALLLKEEQQKLYKIN
- a CDS encoding alpha/beta-Hydrolases superfamily protein; this encodes MGDSPASSNRVKLRDGRFLAYKERGVPKEKAKYKIILVHGFGSSKDMNFSASKELIEELEVYLLFYDRSGYGASDSNTKRSLESEVEDIAELADQLELGPKFYLIGISMGSYPTWGCLRHIPHRLSGVAFVAPVVNYRWPSLPKKLIKKDYRTGIIKWGLRISKYAPGLLHWWIIQKLFASTSSVLESNPVYFNSHDIEVLKRKTGKATGKKCFRYSKGRFYGLFRAMGLRTRGSKHQYKELYSHLAW
- a CDS encoding alpha/beta-Hydrolases superfamily protein (alpha/beta-Hydrolases superfamily protein; CONTAINS InterPro DOMAIN/s: Alpha/beta hydrolase fold-1 (InterPro:IPR000073); BEST Arabidopsis thaliana protein match is: alpha/beta-Hydrolases superfamily protein (TAIR:AT3G44510.2); Has 1160 Blast hits to 1159 proteins in 335 species: Archae - 4; Bacteria - 652; Metazoa - 57; Fungi - 49; Plants - 320; Viruses - 0; Other Eukaryotes - 78 (source: NCBI BLink).) gives rise to the protein MGDSPASSNRVKLRDGRFLAYKERGVPKEKAKYKIILVHGFGSSKDMNFSASKELIEELEVYLLFYDRSGYGASDSNTKRSLESEVEDIAELADQLELGPKFYLIGISMGSYPTWGCLRHIPHRLSGVAFVAPVVNYRWPSLPKKLIKKDYRTGIIKWGLRISKYAPGLLHWWIIQKLFASTSSVLESNPVYFNSHDIEVLKRKTGFPMLTKEKLRERNVFDTLRDDFMVCFGQWDFEPADLSISTKSYIHIWHGKEDKVVPFQLQRCILQKQPLINYHEIPQGGHLIVHYDGICDTILRALLLKEEQQKLYKIN
- a CDS encoding ARM repeat superfamily protein (ARM repeat superfamily protein; FUNCTIONS IN: binding; INVOLVED IN: biological_process unknown; LOCATED IN: cellular_component unknown; EXPRESSED IN: 22 plant structures; EXPRESSED DURING: 13 growth stages; CONTAINS InterPro DOMAIN/s: Armadillo-like helical (InterPro:IPR011989), Armadillo (InterPro:IPR000225), Armadillo-type fold (InterPro:IPR016024); BEST Arabidopsis thaliana protein match is: RING/U-box superfamily protein with ARM repeat domain (TAIR:AT2G23140.2); Has 1129 Blast hits to 1121 proteins in 54 species: Archae - 0; Bacteria - 0; Metazoa - 29; Fungi - 8; Plants - 1079; Viruses - 0; Other Eukaryotes - 13 (source: NCBI BLink).), which translates into the protein METAKRRTMSTIVSRLSSVSEQTRAAALAELRLISKQDPDSRLIIADAGAIPYLAETLYSSSHSSQENAAATLLNLSITSREPLMSSRGLLDALSHALRHHDTTTSPAAVQSSAATIYSLLIAEESYRPIIGSKRDIIFSLIHIIRYPDSHPRSIKDSLKALFAIALYPMNRSTMISLGAIPALFSLIVKDSRCGIVEDATAVMAQVAGCEDSEDGMRRVSGANVLADLLDPCTGSSLRIKENSVGALLNLARCGGAAARSEVAAAVASGADEGAMEGIVYVAENGSLKGRKKAVDLLKLVVSGNGGGDSRFDYLFNENPNSRSS